A single Verrucomicrobiia bacterium DNA region contains:
- the sppA gene encoding signal peptide peptidase SppA, translating into MKLQTLVKLGVGLLAVVGALVLMVAVVGAVCALGAKRPVPSKVILEADFEKGLVEYVPDDAVAKIVSGSRAPTVLGVIEALERATTDDRVVGLIARVGEAGYSAAQIQEIRDAIIAFRGKGKPAIAYAETFGEGTKGNTSYYLATAFDEIYLQPSGDVGLAGLMAETPFIRGTLDKLGFVPRMDHRSEYKNAMNELTEKKYTAAHREATTKLVESIFGQIVKGIAERRKMSETEVRALIDRGPFLGEEALQAKLVDKLAYRDDAYAEIKKKAGADAKFLYLSKYSERAGGLYDKGTTVALIYGVGGVNRGKSGYDPVFQEVTMGADTVAAAFRAAVEDKKVKAILFRINSPGGSYAASDTIWRETVRAKKAGKPVIVSMSSVAGSGGYFVAMSADKIVAEPATLTGSIGVFAGKMLTTNFWDKLGISWDEVHTSSNAMVFTGLKDYTPEQWARFETLLDRIYEDFTTKVAEGRKLPKEKVLEIAKGRVWTGEDAKALGLVDELGGFPVAVRLVREAAGLPVDAKIRLKEFPLKKSPLEALLGGGPDNSQKAGEATLARALEVIQPLARVARELGLGATDSGALRMPELGMEP; encoded by the coding sequence ATGAAACTGCAGACCTTGGTGAAACTCGGTGTAGGGTTGCTGGCGGTCGTGGGGGCGTTGGTTCTGATGGTGGCGGTCGTCGGTGCGGTGTGCGCGCTTGGGGCCAAGCGTCCGGTTCCCTCGAAGGTGATCCTCGAAGCTGATTTTGAGAAGGGCCTGGTCGAGTACGTCCCCGATGATGCGGTGGCGAAAATCGTGTCGGGGAGCAGGGCGCCAACGGTGCTGGGCGTGATCGAGGCGTTGGAGCGGGCCACGACGGATGATCGGGTGGTCGGCTTGATTGCGCGCGTGGGTGAAGCCGGTTATTCCGCCGCGCAAATCCAGGAAATCCGCGATGCCATTATTGCGTTTCGCGGCAAGGGCAAACCGGCCATCGCTTATGCGGAGACCTTCGGCGAGGGCACCAAGGGAAACACTTCGTATTACCTCGCGACGGCGTTCGATGAGATTTACCTGCAGCCGTCGGGCGACGTTGGCCTAGCGGGATTGATGGCGGAGACGCCGTTCATCCGCGGGACGCTCGACAAACTTGGGTTCGTTCCGCGCATGGACCATCGATCCGAGTATAAGAACGCAATGAACGAGTTGACCGAGAAGAAATACACCGCGGCGCATCGCGAGGCGACGACGAAGTTAGTGGAGTCGATCTTTGGCCAGATCGTAAAGGGCATCGCGGAAAGGCGCAAGATGTCGGAAACCGAAGTGCGGGCGCTGATCGATCGCGGGCCGTTCCTCGGCGAGGAGGCGTTGCAGGCGAAACTCGTGGACAAACTTGCGTACCGCGACGACGCGTACGCGGAGATCAAGAAGAAGGCCGGTGCGGATGCGAAGTTTCTCTATCTTTCGAAATATAGCGAGCGTGCCGGCGGCCTGTACGACAAAGGGACGACGGTGGCTCTTATATATGGAGTCGGCGGGGTGAATCGCGGCAAGAGCGGCTACGATCCGGTGTTCCAAGAGGTGACGATGGGCGCGGACACGGTGGCGGCGGCGTTCCGGGCGGCGGTGGAGGACAAGAAGGTGAAGGCCATTTTGTTCCGCATCAACAGCCCTGGCGGTTCGTACGCTGCGTCCGACACGATCTGGCGGGAAACGGTGCGCGCCAAGAAGGCTGGCAAGCCGGTGATTGTGTCGATGAGTTCGGTCGCGGGATCGGGCGGTTATTTCGTCGCGATGTCAGCGGACAAGATCGTCGCGGAACCGGCGACGCTGACGGGATCCATTGGCGTGTTTGCGGGCAAGATGTTGACGACGAATTTCTGGGACAAGCTGGGCATCTCGTGGGATGAAGTGCATACGAGTTCGAATGCCATGGTGTTCACGGGGCTGAAAGATTACACGCCCGAACAGTGGGCACGGTTCGAGACGTTGCTCGACCGCATCTACGAGGATTTCACAACCAAGGTTGCGGAGGGCCGCAAGCTGCCGAAAGAGAAAGTGCTCGAAATCGCCAAAGGCCGCGTCTGGACGGGTGAAGACGCCAAGGCGCTCGGCCTGGTGGATGAACTCGGTGGATTTCCCGTTGCGGTCCGTCTCGTGCGCGAGGCCGCGGGATTGCCTGTGGACGCGAAGATCCGCCTGAAAGAGTTTCCCCTGAAGAAGTCGCCACTGGAGGCGCTCCTCGGTGGCGGTCCCGACAACAGCCAAAAAGCCGGCGAGGCAACGCTGGCGCGCGCGCTTGAAGTCATCCAGCCGTTGGCGCGCGTCGCGCGCGAACTCGGGCTTGGCGCTACCGATTCCGGTGCCTTGCGGATGCCAGAACTCGGCATGGAACCGTAA
- a CDS encoding acetate/propionate family kinase codes for MAKKLNQACVLTINGGSSSIKFALYQTGDLQKRRLYGKVDRIGLSGTNLTFRDRTGKPQDSRRIAASDHKSAAKFLIDWIEQQDGFSSVRAVGHRVVHGMTHTEPERVTPELLDELHRLRPYDPEHLPREIELMEAFRQRHPKLPQVACFDTAFHRTMPRVAKLLPIPRRFDAKGIQRYGFHGLSYAYLMEELARLGDPAATKGRVILAHLGNGASLAAVRDGKSIDTSMGFTPTGGLVMSTRTGDLDPGLLSFLAHEDRMTASRFGQMVNHESGLLGVSETSSDMRDLLAQEANDVRAAEAVALFCYQVKKWIGSFAAALGGLNTLVFAGGIGENMPAIRARICEGLDFLGIELHEARNAKNAAQISTTSSQVAVRVIRTDEELMIARSVIRVLSPGDPKKIKP; via the coding sequence ATGGCGAAGAAACTCAACCAGGCTTGTGTCCTGACGATCAACGGCGGTTCTTCGAGCATCAAGTTTGCGCTGTACCAGACGGGCGACCTACAGAAGCGAAGACTTTATGGAAAGGTTGATCGCATCGGCTTGAGCGGAACAAATCTGACGTTCCGTGATCGCACAGGGAAACCGCAGGATAGTCGCCGCATTGCCGCTTCCGATCACAAGTCGGCAGCGAAATTCCTGATCGATTGGATCGAACAGCAGGATGGCTTCAGTTCGGTTCGGGCCGTGGGGCATCGAGTAGTACACGGCATGACTCATACCGAGCCGGAACGGGTCACGCCGGAGTTGCTCGATGAACTGCATCGCCTCCGGCCGTACGACCCGGAACATCTGCCCCGCGAGATAGAACTGATGGAAGCGTTCCGCCAGCGTCATCCGAAACTACCGCAGGTGGCCTGCTTCGACACAGCGTTTCACCGCACCATGCCGCGGGTCGCGAAGTTATTGCCGATTCCGCGACGCTTCGACGCAAAAGGAATTCAGCGGTACGGTTTCCACGGTCTGTCGTATGCCTACCTTATGGAGGAACTCGCACGGCTCGGCGACCCGGCGGCAACAAAGGGCCGCGTGATCCTGGCGCATCTCGGCAACGGCGCCAGCCTGGCCGCAGTTCGCGACGGCAAGAGCATCGACACCAGCATGGGTTTCACGCCGACGGGGGGATTGGTGATGAGCACCCGCACCGGCGATCTGGATCCGGGCCTCCTTTCGTTTTTGGCACACGAGGACCGAATGACCGCATCACGATTTGGGCAAATGGTGAACCACGAGTCCGGACTGCTCGGCGTCTCGGAGACCAGCTCCGACATGCGGGACCTGCTCGCACAGGAAGCCAATGACGTGCGGGCGGCGGAAGCCGTGGCGCTGTTTTGTTATCAGGTAAAGAAATGGATCGGCTCCTTCGCGGCCGCGCTCGGCGGCCTGAATACACTGGTGTTTGCCGGCGGCATTGGGGAAAACATGCCGGCGATCCGCGCCCGTATCTGCGAAGGACTGGATTTCCTCGGCATCGAATTGCATGAGGCGCGCAACGCGAAGAATGCAGCGCAGATTTCAACAACTTCCAGTCAGGTCGCCGTGCGGGTCATCCGCACGGACGAAGAACTGATGATCGCCAGGTCAGTTATCCGTGTCCTCAGCCCTGGCGACCCCAAGAAAATTAAACCATGA
- a CDS encoding phosphoketolase family protein, translated as MKTSTLTPEQLQKIDAYWRAANYLSVGQIYLWDNPLLTQPLTLAHVKHMLLGHWGTTPGQNFIYAHLNRVIKKYDLDMIYISGPGHGGPAVVSNTYLEGTYSEVYPNISRDEAGLKKLFTQFSFPGGIPSHASPECPGSIHEGGELGYSLSHAFGAVFDNPDLVVACCVGDGEAETGPLATAWHSNKFLNAAADGAVLPILHLNGYKIANPTLLARIPREELEQLLHGYGWTPYFVEGHEPALMHEAMAATLDTVVEQIKQIQKAARSDGDAARPCWPMVVLNSPKGWTGPKVIDGREVEDTFRSHQVPLSDPATNPKHLKQLEDWLKSYRPEELFDGQGRLKPELSELAPTGTRRMGANPHANGGIFLRDLRMPDFRDYAVDVSSPGVRGIGDTHVLGKFLRDVVKLNSERRNFRIFGPDETLSNGLEAVFETTNRQWEAATVPNDEFLAASGRVMEVLSEHQCEGWLEGYLLTGRHGLFNCYEAFIHIVDSMFNQHAKWLKVTAHLPWRRKIASLNYLLASHVWRQDHNGFTHQDPGFIDHVVNKKAEVVRIYLPPDANCLLSVMDHCLRSRHYVNVVIAGKHPAPQWLTMDAAVKHCSKGIGIWSWASNDQSGAPDVVMACCGDVPTLETLAAVSIMRHHLPDLKIRVINIVDLMKLQPQTEHPHGLSDKDFDELFTREKPIIFAFHAYPWLIHRLTYRRANHENLHVRGYKEEGTITTPFDMTVLNDLDRFHLVMDAIDRLPQTGDRGIYLKQQLQDKLIEHKQYIAKFGEDLPEVRDWKWGASNAVGPVLRS; from the coding sequence ATGAAGACAAGCACTCTCACTCCGGAACAGCTCCAGAAGATCGATGCGTACTGGCGCGCCGCCAACTATCTGTCGGTCGGACAGATCTACCTTTGGGACAATCCCCTGCTCACACAGCCGCTGACGCTCGCGCATGTGAAGCACATGCTGTTGGGACACTGGGGGACCACGCCGGGGCAGAACTTCATCTACGCGCATTTGAACCGGGTCATCAAAAAATATGATCTGGATATGATTTACATTTCCGGCCCCGGACACGGCGGCCCGGCGGTCGTGAGCAACACGTACCTCGAAGGAACCTACAGTGAAGTTTATCCGAACATCAGCCGGGATGAGGCCGGGCTCAAAAAACTCTTTACGCAGTTCTCATTTCCGGGCGGGATTCCGAGCCATGCTTCGCCGGAATGCCCCGGGTCGATCCACGAGGGCGGTGAATTGGGATATTCGCTCAGCCATGCGTTTGGAGCGGTGTTCGACAATCCCGATCTCGTCGTTGCCTGTTGTGTCGGTGACGGCGAAGCGGAAACTGGTCCGCTGGCTACGGCATGGCACTCCAACAAGTTTCTCAATGCGGCCGCCGATGGCGCGGTCCTGCCGATCCTACATCTCAACGGCTACAAGATCGCCAACCCAACCCTCCTAGCCCGCATTCCGAGAGAGGAGTTGGAACAGTTGCTCCACGGTTACGGGTGGACGCCCTATTTTGTCGAGGGTCACGAACCCGCGCTGATGCATGAAGCCATGGCCGCGACGCTCGACACCGTGGTGGAGCAGATTAAACAAATTCAAAAAGCGGCGCGCTCTGACGGCGACGCCGCCCGTCCTTGCTGGCCGATGGTCGTTCTCAATTCGCCCAAGGGCTGGACGGGACCAAAGGTGATCGATGGTCGAGAGGTTGAAGACACGTTCCGTTCGCACCAAGTGCCGCTCTCCGACCCAGCCACCAATCCCAAACACCTCAAGCAATTGGAAGACTGGCTGAAGAGTTATCGACCCGAAGAACTTTTCGATGGGCAGGGCCGCTTGAAACCGGAACTGTCTGAACTCGCGCCCACGGGCACGCGACGCATGGGCGCAAATCCCCATGCCAACGGCGGTATTTTTCTCCGCGACCTGCGGATGCCGGATTTCCGGGATTATGCGGTCGACGTGTCCTCGCCGGGAGTTCGCGGCATCGGCGACACGCATGTACTGGGAAAATTCCTGCGCGACGTGGTGAAGCTGAACAGTGAACGGAGGAATTTTCGAATTTTCGGTCCCGACGAGACACTCTCCAACGGCTTGGAAGCCGTGTTCGAAACGACCAATCGCCAATGGGAAGCCGCAACCGTGCCGAACGACGAATTTCTTGCGGCCAGCGGACGCGTGATGGAGGTGTTGAGCGAACACCAATGCGAGGGTTGGCTGGAAGGCTACCTGCTCACCGGTCGACACGGACTTTTCAATTGTTACGAGGCGTTCATACACATCGTCGATTCGATGTTCAACCAGCACGCCAAGTGGCTGAAGGTCACCGCGCATTTGCCGTGGCGACGAAAGATCGCCTCGTTGAATTACCTGTTGGCTTCGCACGTCTGGCGGCAGGACCACAACGGCTTCACGCACCAGGATCCCGGTTTCATCGACCACGTTGTGAACAAGAAGGCTGAGGTCGTTCGGATTTATTTGCCGCCGGATGCAAATTGTTTGTTGTCGGTGATGGACCACTGCCTGCGCAGCCGCCATTACGTCAATGTCGTGATCGCGGGCAAACACCCGGCGCCGCAGTGGCTGACAATGGACGCCGCCGTCAAACATTGCAGCAAGGGCATCGGCATCTGGTCGTGGGCCAGCAATGATCAGAGCGGTGCGCCCGACGTGGTGATGGCCTGCTGCGGCGACGTCCCCACGCTGGAGACGCTTGCCGCAGTTTCCATCATGCGCCACCATCTGCCCGATCTGAAAATTCGGGTCATCAACATCGTCGATCTCATGAAACTGCAGCCGCAAACGGAGCATCCCCACGGGCTGAGTGACAAGGATTTTGACGAACTCTTCACCAGGGAGAAGCCCATTATTTTCGCATTCCACGCCTATCCATGGTTGATTCACCGACTGACGTATCGCCGCGCCAACCACGAGAACCTGCACGTTCGCGGCTACAAGGAGGAAGGAACCATCACCACGCCCTTCGACATGACGGTGCTGAATGATTTGGACCGCTTCCATCTCGTAATGGATGCCATTGACCGCCTCCCGCAGACCGGCGACCGGGGCATCTATCTGAAGCAGCAACTTCAGGACAAGCTCATCGAGCACAAACAATACATAGCAAAATTCGGCGAGGACCTGCCGGAGGTCCGTGATTGGAAATGGGGTGCGTCCAATGCAGTCGGGCCGGTGTTACGTTCTTAA
- a CDS encoding FHA domain-containing protein — MPYLIQKKTDGTMVQQWQLGEKALTFGRGKDVDVKIDDPEMSKRHFLIEYKDGRHSIRDLKSVNGTWLNQLPVAETGLTAGDRIRAGQTLFAFEKGLGTAIGELAQGRKSYETVLREITKDIGKRVPRKHSPRPS, encoded by the coding sequence ATGCCTTATCTTATTCAGAAGAAAACCGATGGCACGATGGTGCAACAGTGGCAGTTGGGGGAGAAAGCACTGACGTTCGGCCGTGGCAAGGATGTGGACGTAAAAATCGATGATCCGGAAATGTCCAAACGCCATTTCCTGATCGAGTACAAGGATGGTCGGCATTCTATCCGCGACCTGAAGTCGGTCAACGGCACGTGGCTGAATCAACTACCTGTCGCGGAAACCGGCCTGACGGCCGGAGATCGCATCCGGGCCGGGCAAACACTGTTTGCTTTTGAAAAAGGGCTGGGTACCGCCATCGGAGAATTGGCCCAGGGGCGCAAGAGCTACGAGACCGTCCTCAGGGAGATCACCAAAGATATTGGCAAACGCGTTCCCAGGAAACACAGCCCGCGCCCATCATGA
- a CDS encoding tetratricopeptide repeat protein encodes MSPQRQAPEEKIGPYILRRKLGEGAIGVVWLAVDPKLRRQVAVKLLQPEYSRDERMVGRFLREAQSAAKLNHPNTVAIYQAGESGGAVFIVMEWVDGGNLQDYLGAHGRMAWPEATRVIRDAAAGLSAAHEVGLIHRDIKPSNLMRTTRGVIKVVDFGLARPFDQRSDITRPGAVIGTPAYMSPEQCAGGDLDARSDLYSLVCTYYHLLGGEPPFGSGNIGDVLYKQRHAPLPDVRLLVPDLPEAIGQILSRGTQKAPTDRFASASELIAQLGAALGLPHAPAAAMSPDPEEAATILSEQETVLSPNAAPLIPEPTPLPPSNLPVQLTSFVGRRREMIEIKQLLDKTRLLTLVGTGGSGKTRLALEVAGELLESYKHGVSLVEFAALSDPALVPDRVVAALGLREEPGRPLTETLVNTLRTKCVLLVLDNCEHLRSACAQLAETLLRGCPNIRILVSSRESLRVAGETIYNVASLGLPSAPRTASTEADLATALVQFEELRNSEAVQLFAERAASNQPRFALTDGNVREIAHICRRLDGIPLAIELAAARVKMLSVQQIASRLDDSIQLLTRGVETALPRQQTLRATMDWSYDLLEEKERVLFGRLAVFAGGFALETCESVCVGDGLQGGEILDLLSELVDKSLASVIEVDEDQQIRYRLLETIRQYAREKLESTSDSEGVRARHREFFLQLAERGGAQLTGPDQASWLQRLEMEHDNLQIALAWAVTRDVTLGIRLAKALGRFWEFRGHWKEGLRWLEQCLSAGDTVAKDLRAAALDAAGNLASCQGDYRRARALFEEQLALQEELADQRGIADALHNLMSVAWKHGNYDEARSLEEKSLAVRRTLGDKSGIASSLHALGTFAHEQGDFPKAVALYEEALAIRRGLGDMAGIATLLNNIGNLAQAQGHNDRVRALQEESLAIRRKIGDKAGISQSLTNLAVLAQEQRDFNHARALLEESLTIDRELGNKKGIAVSLRNYAELMQLQGELPRASVLYQQSLGLFRELDDKVGVTACMEGFAVLATIQNEADRAARLFGIAEGLRVALGAGPSLSFETGEYNARIEAARTQLGGAPFATLWSEGKQMDHERAISYALQTTRSTGGSGGG; translated from the coding sequence ATGAGTCCCCAACGGCAAGCGCCGGAAGAGAAAATTGGCCCCTACATCCTGCGCCGTAAACTCGGCGAGGGAGCCATCGGTGTCGTGTGGCTTGCGGTTGACCCGAAGTTGCGGCGTCAGGTCGCGGTGAAGCTGCTGCAACCGGAGTATTCCCGGGACGAGCGGATGGTTGGCCGGTTTCTGCGCGAGGCGCAATCGGCGGCGAAACTCAATCACCCCAACACGGTGGCCATTTACCAGGCGGGCGAATCCGGCGGGGCGGTATTCATCGTGATGGAATGGGTGGATGGCGGCAACCTCCAGGATTACCTCGGCGCGCATGGGCGCATGGCCTGGCCGGAGGCGACACGGGTGATACGGGACGCGGCTGCGGGATTGTCGGCGGCGCATGAAGTGGGATTGATCCACCGTGACATCAAGCCCTCGAACTTGATGCGGACAACGCGCGGCGTGATCAAAGTGGTCGATTTCGGACTGGCGCGACCCTTTGACCAACGGTCGGACATCACGCGACCGGGGGCGGTGATCGGCACCCCGGCCTATATGTCGCCGGAACAATGCGCGGGCGGGGATTTGGATGCGCGCTCGGATTTGTATTCGCTGGTTTGTACGTACTATCATTTGCTCGGCGGCGAACCGCCGTTTGGGAGTGGGAATATTGGGGACGTCCTTTACAAACAAAGGCACGCGCCCCTCCCCGATGTCCGTCTTCTCGTACCAGACCTGCCCGAGGCGATCGGCCAGATTCTCAGTCGCGGAACCCAGAAAGCGCCGACGGACCGCTTTGCCTCCGCGTCAGAATTGATCGCCCAGTTGGGCGCGGCGCTGGGGCTGCCACATGCTCCCGCCGCGGCAATGTCACCCGATCCGGAAGAAGCCGCGACCATCCTTTCCGAGCAGGAGACCGTGTTGTCGCCGAATGCGGCACCGTTGATACCCGAGCCGACTCCCTTGCCACCCAGCAATCTGCCGGTGCAGTTGACGAGCTTCGTCGGTCGCCGCAGGGAGATGATCGAGATCAAGCAGTTGCTGGACAAAACCCGTTTGTTGACCCTGGTGGGAACCGGTGGTTCTGGCAAGACACGCCTGGCACTCGAAGTCGCCGGCGAATTATTGGAGTCCTACAAGCACGGCGTGTCCCTGGTGGAATTTGCGGCATTGTCGGACCCGGCGCTCGTGCCGGACCGTGTGGTCGCCGCGCTGGGCTTGCGCGAGGAGCCGGGGCGACCGCTCACCGAGACGCTCGTGAACACGTTGCGGACCAAATGTGTGCTGTTGGTGCTGGATAACTGCGAACATCTTCGCAGTGCCTGCGCGCAGTTGGCGGAAACCCTGTTGCGCGGTTGCCCGAACATCCGAATCCTCGTCAGTAGCCGCGAATCTCTGCGGGTTGCGGGCGAAACAATCTACAATGTCGCGTCCCTGGGATTACCGTCGGCGCCACGCACGGCATCCACTGAGGCCGACCTTGCGACGGCATTGGTCCAGTTTGAAGAGCTTCGCAATTCGGAGGCCGTGCAACTTTTTGCCGAGCGGGCCGCCTCCAATCAGCCACGTTTTGCGTTGACCGATGGCAACGTCCGTGAAATCGCACACATCTGCCGACGCTTGGACGGCATACCGCTGGCCATCGAATTGGCGGCAGCGCGCGTAAAAATGTTGTCCGTCCAACAAATCGCGTCGCGACTGGACGACAGCATCCAATTGTTGACGCGCGGCGTGGAAACCGCGCTGCCGAGGCAGCAAACGCTACGGGCGACGATGGATTGGAGTTACGATTTATTGGAGGAGAAGGAGCGCGTCCTGTTCGGTCGGCTGGCGGTTTTTGCCGGTGGGTTCGCGCTGGAAACGTGCGAGTCCGTGTGTGTCGGTGACGGATTGCAGGGCGGTGAAATCCTCGACCTGCTTTCGGAACTGGTGGACAAATCCCTGGCGTCGGTCATCGAGGTGGACGAAGACCAGCAAATCCGTTATCGACTGCTGGAAACCATCCGCCAGTATGCGCGCGAAAAACTGGAAAGCACCTCGGATTCCGAGGGCGTGCGGGCACGGCACCGGGAGTTTTTCCTGCAATTGGCGGAACGCGGGGGTGCACAGCTGACGGGACCCGACCAGGCATCGTGGTTGCAGCGTCTGGAGATGGAGCATGACAACCTGCAGATCGCGCTGGCGTGGGCCGTTACCCGCGACGTTACCCTTGGTATCAGGCTGGCGAAGGCCCTCGGACGATTTTGGGAATTCCGCGGACACTGGAAGGAAGGACTGCGATGGTTGGAACAATGCCTGTCGGCTGGTGATACGGTGGCGAAGGACCTGCGCGCGGCGGCTCTCGATGCGGCCGGCAACCTGGCATCCTGCCAGGGGGATTACCGGCGGGCGCGGGCACTTTTTGAGGAGCAACTGGCTCTGCAGGAAGAGTTGGCCGACCAACGCGGCATTGCCGACGCTCTCCACAACTTGATGTCGGTGGCGTGGAAACATGGGAACTATGACGAAGCCCGTTCGCTTGAGGAGAAGAGCCTCGCGGTCCGCCGCACGCTGGGTGACAAGAGCGGTATCGCCAGTTCACTGCACGCCCTGGGAACATTTGCTCACGAGCAGGGTGATTTTCCGAAGGCCGTGGCGCTTTATGAAGAGGCGCTGGCGATTCGACGGGGACTCGGTGACATGGCCGGCATCGCGACCCTGCTCAACAACATCGGGAACCTTGCGCAAGCCCAGGGCCACAATGACCGGGTCCGCGCCTTACAGGAAGAAAGCCTGGCGATCCGGAGAAAAATCGGGGACAAAGCCGGGATTTCACAATCGCTGACGAATCTGGCCGTGCTGGCCCAGGAACAACGCGACTTCAACCATGCCCGCGCCCTGTTGGAAGAGAGCCTGACGATTGATCGTGAATTGGGAAACAAGAAGGGGATTGCTGTTTCACTGCGGAACTACGCCGAGTTGATGCAGTTGCAGGGCGAACTTCCCCGGGCAAGTGTCCTCTACCAACAAAGCCTCGGGCTCTTCCGGGAATTGGACGACAAGGTCGGCGTCACGGCATGCATGGAAGGGTTCGCCGTGCTCGCGACAATCCAGAACGAGGCCGACCGTGCGGCGCGCTTGTTTGGAATCGCCGAGGGATTGCGGGTGGCACTTGGTGCCGGGCCGTCGCTATCGTTTGAAACCGGCGAATACAACGCCCGGATCGAGGCGGCCCGCACTCAACTCGGCGGCGCGCCGTTTGCGACGCTCTGGTCCGAAGGAAAACAGATGGATCACGAACGCGCCATTTCTTATGCATTGCAAACTACCAGATCCACTGGCGGCAGTGGCGGCGGATAA
- a CDS encoding FHA domain-containing protein, with product MASLLITKGPATQVGKHFVIKNRPLAGGRHPSQEIQLLDPEVSRRHFLIRPQGDGHVVTDAHAAANGVYVNGAKIQEHVLQDGDQIRVGATVLVYSTKDDAAQTDEVQHQRRGERHLREGGTLVRDPGYPEIRG from the coding sequence ATGGCATCCTTACTCATTACAAAAGGCCCTGCAACCCAGGTGGGGAAACATTTCGTCATCAAAAACCGTCCTCTCGCCGGTGGTCGCCATCCGTCACAGGAGATCCAACTTCTAGATCCGGAAGTGTCGCGGCGGCATTTTCTGATTAGGCCTCAGGGCGACGGCCATGTGGTTACGGACGCGCATGCAGCGGCAAATGGCGTGTATGTGAATGGGGCCAAGATCCAGGAGCACGTCCTGCAGGATGGAGATCAAATCCGCGTCGGTGCGACGGTGTTGGTCTATTCCACCAAAGATGATGCCGCTCAGACGGATGAAGTGCAGCACCAGCGCCGCGGTGAACGGCACCTGCGGGAAGGTGGCACGCTGGTGCGCGATCCCGGCTACCCCGAAATCCGGGGCTGA